From one Suricata suricatta isolate VVHF042 chromosome 8, meerkat_22Aug2017_6uvM2_HiC, whole genome shotgun sequence genomic stretch:
- the ATP13A2 gene encoding cation-transporting ATPase 13A2 isoform X3, translated as MSADSSPLVGSTPAGYGTLTLETSADPLSSSVSSVRLSGYCGSPWRVIGYHVVVWMMAGIPLLLFRWKPAWGVRLRLRPCNLACAETLVIEIRDKEDNSWQLYTVQVQTEAISEGSAELPAQVQVEDGRSQAAVGAEPEGAWKDTAQFCRKEEAQRMLRYYLFRGQRYVWIESQQAFCQVSLLDRGRSCKDVHRSCSGLSLQDQAVRKTIYGPNVISVPVKSYPQLLVDEAFSVGLWLADRYYSYALCILFISTASICLSLYKTRKQSQTLRDMVQLSARVCVCRPGGEEEWVDSSELVPGDCLVLPQEGGLVPCDAALVAGECMVNESSLTGESVPVLKTALPEGPEPYCSDTHRRHTLFCGTLVLQARAFVGPHVLAVVTRTGFCTAKGGLVSSILHPRPINFKFYKHSMKFVAALSVLALLGTVYSIFILHRNRVPLNEIVIRALDLVTVVVPPALPAAMTVCTLYAQSRLRSQGIFCIHPLRINLGGKLQLVCFDKTGTLTEDGLDVMGVVPLKGQAFLPLVPEPRRLPAGPLLRALATCHALTRLQDTPVGDPMDLKMVESTGWVLEEGPAADSAFRAQVLAVMKPPLQEPQLQGPEEPLGPVSILRRFPFSSALQRMDVVVAWPGAAQPEAYVKGSPELVASLCSPETVPTDFAQMLQSYTAAGYRVVALASKPLPIAPTLEAIQQLTRDAVEQDLSLLGLLVMKNLLKPQTTPVIQALRRTRIRTVMVTGDNLQTAVTVAQGCGMVGPRERLVIVHATPPERGRPASLELLPQESSTAANGAKDPDQAASYSVEPDPRSSHLALSGSTFGVLMKHFPKLLPKVLVQGTVFARMAPEQKTELVCELQKLQYCVGMCGDGANDCGALKAADVGISLSQAEASVVSPFTSSMASIECVPMVIREGRCSLDTSFSVFKYMALYSLTQFISVLILYTLNTNLGDVQFLVIDLVITTTVAVLMSRTGPAPVLGQVRPPGALLSVPVLGSLLLQVALVAGVQLGGYFLTVAQPWFVPLNQTVPAPDNLPNYENTVVFSLSSFQYLILAAAVSKGPPFRRPLYTNVPFLVALALLGSVLVGLLLVPGLLQGPLALRNVADTCFKLLLLGLVACNFVGAFMLESVLDQCLPACLRRFRPKKASKKRFKQLERELAEQPWPPPAGPVR; from the exons ATGAGCGCAG ACAGCAGCCCCCTCGTGGGCAGCACGCCCGCCGGCTATGGGACCCTGACGCTAGAGACGTCTGCAGATCCCCTCAGCTCCTCAGTTTCATCCGTG AGGCTCAGCGGCTACTGTGGCAGTCCATGGAGGGTCATAGGCTATCACGTCGTGGTCTGGATGATGGCGGGGATCCCTTTGCTGCTGTTCCGGTGGAAGCCGGCGTGGGGGGTGCGGCTGCGGCTGCGGCCCTGCAACCTGGCCTGCGCCGAAACACTCGTCATCGAAATAAGAGACAAAGAG GATAATTCGTGGCAGCTGTACACTGTGCAGGTGCAGACTGAGGCCATCAGTGAGGGCAG CGCGGAGCTGCCCGCCCAGGTCCAGGTGGAGGACGGCCGGAGCCAGGCGGCTGTGGGGGCCGAACCGGAGGGTGCGTGGAAGGACACCGCCCAGTTCtgcaggaaggaagaggca CAGCGGATGCTGCGATATTACCTCTTCCGGGGCCAGCGCTACGTCTGGATTGAGAGCCAGCAAGCCTTCTGCCAAGTCAG CCTGCTAGACCGCGGCCGCAGCTGCAAGGACGTCCACCGCTCCTGCTCTGGCCTCAGCCTCCAGGACCAAGCCGTGAG GAAGACCATCTATGGCCCCAACGTGATCAGCGTGCCAGTCAAGTCCTATCCCCAGCTGCTGGTGGACGAG GCCTTCAGCGTCGGGCTGTGGCTGGCCGACCGCTACTACTCCTACGCCTTGTGCATTTTGTTCATCTCCACCGCCTCCATCTGCCTGTCGCTCTACAAGACCAGAAAG CAAAGCCAGACTCTGAGGGACATGGTGCAGCTGTCCGCACGGGTGTGTGTGTGCCGGCCTGGGGGAG AGGAGGAATGGGTGGACTCCAGCGAGCTGGTGCCAGGAGACTGCCTGGTGCTACCCCAGGAAGGCGGCCTGGTGCCCTGTGATGCTGCCCTGGTGGCTGGAGAGTGCATGGTCAACGAGAGCTCTCTGACAG GGGAGAGCGTTCCAGTGCTAAAGACGGCCCTGCCAGAGGGGCCCGAGCCCTACTGCTCCGATACTCACCGGCGGCACACACTCTTCTGTGGGACCCTCGTCCTGCAAGCCCGGGCCTTCGTTGGACCCCACGTGCTGGCAGTGGTGACTCGAACAG GGTTCTGCACAGCCAAAGGGGGCCTGGTGAGCTCCATCTTGCATCCCCGGCCCATCAACTTCAAGTTCTACAAGCACAGCATGAAGTTCGTGGCCGCCCTCTCTGTCCTGG ctctcctcGGCACCGTCTACAGCATCTTCATCCTCCACCGCAACCGG gtgcccctgaatgagATCGTGATCCGCGCCCTGGACCTGGTGACGGTCGTGGTGCCCCCCGCCCTGCCGGCCGCCATGACCGTGTGCACGCTGTATGCGCAGAGCCGGCTCCGGAGTCAGGGCATCTTCTGCATCCACCCGCTGCGCATCAACCTGGGGGGCAAGCTCCAGCTGGTGTGCTTCGACAAG ACGGGCACCCTCACGGAGGACGGCTTGGATGTGATGGGTGTGGTGCCCCTCAAAGGGCAGGCGTTCCTGCCTCTGGTCCCAGAGCCCCGCCGCCTGCCTGCGGGGCCCCTGCTTCGAGCGCTGGCCACCTGCCATGCCCTCACCCGTCTCCAGGACACCCCCGTGGGCGACCCCATGGACCTCAAGATGGTGGAATCCACTGGCTGG GTCCTGGAGGAGGGGCCGGCAGCGGACTCGGCATTCAGGGCCCAGGTCCTGGCGGTGATGAAACCCCCACTTCAGGAGCCCCAGCTGCAGGGCCCG GAGGAGCCCCTGGGACCCGTCAGCATCCTCAGGCGCTTCCCGTTCTCGTCAGCCCTGCAGCGCATGGACGTGGTAGTGGCGTGGCCAGGGGCCGCGCAGCCGGAGGCCTATGTCAAGGGCTCCCCTGAGCTGGTGGCCAGCCTCTGCAGCCCCGAGACAG TGCCCACCGACTTCGCCCAGATGCTGCAGAGCTATACAGCCGCCGGCTACCGCGTCGTGGCCCTCGCCAGCAAGCCGCTGCCCATTGCGCCCACCCTGGAGGCCATTCAGCAACTGACCAG GGACGCCGTGGAGCAGGACCTGagcctcctggggctgctggtCATGAAGAACCTGTTGAAGCCACAGACCACGCCGGTCATCCAGGCTCTACGGAGGACGCGAATCCGCACCGTCATGGTGACAG GGGACAACCTGCAGACGGCTGTCACCGTGGCCCAGGGCTGCGGCATGGTGGGTCCCCGGGAGCGTCTGGTCATTGTCCACGCCACCCCCCCTGAGCGAGGCCGGCCTGCCTCCCTCGAGCTCCTGCCACAGGAATCCTCCACGGCTGCGAACGGGGCTAAG GATCCCGACCAAGCCGCAAGCTACAGCGTGGAGCCAGACCCCCGGTCCAGCCACCTGGCCCTCAGCGGGTCCACCTTTGGTGTCCTTATGAAGCACTTCCCCAAGCTGCTGCCCAAG GTCCTGGTCCAGGGCACCGTCTTTGCCCGCATGGCTCCTGAGCAGAAGACAGAGCTGGTTTGTGAGCTCCAGAAGCTTCA GTACTGCGTGGGCATGTGCGGGGACGGCGCCAATGACTGCGGGGCCCTGAAGGCGGCGGACGTGGGCATCTCGCTCTCCCAGGCCGAGGCCTCCGTGGTCTCGCCCTTCACCTCGAGCATGGCCAGCATTGAGTGTGTGCCCATGGTCATCAG GGAAGGCCGGTGTTCCCTCGACACATCGTTCAGCGTCTTCAAGTACATGGCTCTGTACAGCCTGACCCAGTTCATCTCTGTCCTGATCCTGTACACG CTCAACACCAACCTGGGCGACGTGCAATTCCTGGTCATCGACCTGGTCATCACCACCACGGTGGCAGTGCTCATGAGCCGCACGGGGCCGGCGCCAGTGCTGGGGCAGGTGCGGCCGCCGGGGGCCCTGCTCAGTGTGCCCGTGCTCGGCAGCCTGCTGCTGCAGGTGGCCCTGGTGGCCGGCGTGCAGCTGGGGGGCTACTTCCTGACCGTGGCCCAGCCCTG GTTTGTGCCTCTGAACCAGACCGTGCCCGCGCCAGACAACCTGCCCAACTACGAGAACACGGTGGTCTTCTCGCTGTCCAGCTTCCAGTACCTCATCCTGGCCGCTGCTGTGTCCAAGGGGCCGCCCTTCCGCCGGCCCCTCTACACCAACG TGCCCTTCCTGGTGGCCCTGGCGCTCCTGGGCTCCGTCCTAGTGGGCCTGCTCCTGGTCCCGGGGCTCCTGCAAGGCCCGCTGGCACTGAGGAACGTCGCCGACACCTGCTtcaagctgctgctgctgggcctgGTGGCCTGCAACTTCGTGGGGGCCTTCATGCTAGAG AGCGTGCTGGACCAGTGCCTCCCCGCCTGCCTGCGGCGGTTCCGGCCCAAAAAGGCCTCGAAGAAGCGTTTCAAGCAGCTGGAGCGGGAGCTGGCCGAGCAGCCCTGGCCGCCGCCCGCTGGGCCCGTGAGGTAG
- the ATP13A2 gene encoding cation-transporting ATPase 13A2 isoform X2, with protein MSADSSPLVGSTPAGYGTLTLETSADPLSSSVSSVRLSGYCGSPWRVIGYHVVVWMMAGIPLLLFRWKPAWGVRLRLRPCNLACAETLVIEIRDKEDNSWQLYTVQVQTEAISEGSAELPAQVQVEDGRSQAAVGAEPEGAWKDTAQFCRKEEARMLRYYLFRGQRYVWIESQQAFCQVSLLDRGRSCKDVHRSCSGLSLQDQAVRKTIYGPNVISVPVKSYPQLLVDEALNPYYGFQAFSVGLWLADRYYSYALCILFISTASICLSLYKTRKQSQTLRDMVQLSARVCVCRPGGEEEWVDSSELVPGDCLVLPQEGGLVPCDAALVAGECMVNESSLTGESVPVLKTALPEGPEPYCSDTHRRHTLFCGTLVLQARAFVGPHVLAVVTRTGFCTAKGGLVSSILHPRPINFKFYKHSMKFVAALSVLALLGTVYSIFILHRNRVPLNEIVIRALDLVTVVVPPALPAAMTVCTLYAQSRLRSQGIFCIHPLRINLGGKLQLVCFDKTGTLTEDGLDVMGVVPLKGQAFLPLVPEPRRLPAGPLLRALATCHALTRLQDTPVGDPMDLKMVESTGWVLEEGPAADSAFRAQVLAVMKPPLQEPQLQGPEEPLGPVSILRRFPFSSALQRMDVVVAWPGAAQPEAYVKGSPELVASLCSPETVPTDFAQMLQSYTAAGYRVVALASKPLPIAPTLEAIQQLTRDAVEQDLSLLGLLVMKNLLKPQTTPVIQALRRTRIRTVMVTGDNLQTAVTVAQGCGMVGPRERLVIVHATPPERGRPASLELLPQESSTAANGAKDPDQAASYSVEPDPRSSHLALSGSTFGVLMKHFPKLLPKVLVQGTVFARMAPEQKTELVCELQKLQYCVGMCGDGANDCGALKAADVGISLSQAEASVVSPFTSSMASIECVPMVIREGRCSLDTSFSVFKYMALYSLTQFISVLILYTLNTNLGDVQFLVIDLVITTTVAVLMSRTGPAPVLGQVRPPGALLSVPVLGSLLLQVALVAGVQLGGYFLTVAQPWFVPLNQTVPAPDNLPNYENTVVFSLSSFQYLILAAAVSKGPPFRRPLYTNVPFLVALALLGSVLVGLLLVPGLLQGPLALRNVADTCFKLLLLGLVACNFVGAFMLESVLDQCLPACLRRFRPKKASKKRFKQLERELAEQPWPPPAGPVR; from the exons ATGAGCGCAG ACAGCAGCCCCCTCGTGGGCAGCACGCCCGCCGGCTATGGGACCCTGACGCTAGAGACGTCTGCAGATCCCCTCAGCTCCTCAGTTTCATCCGTG AGGCTCAGCGGCTACTGTGGCAGTCCATGGAGGGTCATAGGCTATCACGTCGTGGTCTGGATGATGGCGGGGATCCCTTTGCTGCTGTTCCGGTGGAAGCCGGCGTGGGGGGTGCGGCTGCGGCTGCGGCCCTGCAACCTGGCCTGCGCCGAAACACTCGTCATCGAAATAAGAGACAAAGAG GATAATTCGTGGCAGCTGTACACTGTGCAGGTGCAGACTGAGGCCATCAGTGAGGGCAG CGCGGAGCTGCCCGCCCAGGTCCAGGTGGAGGACGGCCGGAGCCAGGCGGCTGTGGGGGCCGAACCGGAGGGTGCGTGGAAGGACACCGCCCAGTTCtgcaggaaggaagaggca CGGATGCTGCGATATTACCTCTTCCGGGGCCAGCGCTACGTCTGGATTGAGAGCCAGCAAGCCTTCTGCCAAGTCAG CCTGCTAGACCGCGGCCGCAGCTGCAAGGACGTCCACCGCTCCTGCTCTGGCCTCAGCCTCCAGGACCAAGCCGTGAG GAAGACCATCTATGGCCCCAACGTGATCAGCGTGCCAGTCAAGTCCTATCCCCAGCTGCTGGTGGACGAG gcacTGAACCCCTACTATGGGTTCCAGGCCTTCAGCGTCGGGCTGTGGCTGGCCGACCGCTACTACTCCTACGCCTTGTGCATTTTGTTCATCTCCACCGCCTCCATCTGCCTGTCGCTCTACAAGACCAGAAAG CAAAGCCAGACTCTGAGGGACATGGTGCAGCTGTCCGCACGGGTGTGTGTGTGCCGGCCTGGGGGAG AGGAGGAATGGGTGGACTCCAGCGAGCTGGTGCCAGGAGACTGCCTGGTGCTACCCCAGGAAGGCGGCCTGGTGCCCTGTGATGCTGCCCTGGTGGCTGGAGAGTGCATGGTCAACGAGAGCTCTCTGACAG GGGAGAGCGTTCCAGTGCTAAAGACGGCCCTGCCAGAGGGGCCCGAGCCCTACTGCTCCGATACTCACCGGCGGCACACACTCTTCTGTGGGACCCTCGTCCTGCAAGCCCGGGCCTTCGTTGGACCCCACGTGCTGGCAGTGGTGACTCGAACAG GGTTCTGCACAGCCAAAGGGGGCCTGGTGAGCTCCATCTTGCATCCCCGGCCCATCAACTTCAAGTTCTACAAGCACAGCATGAAGTTCGTGGCCGCCCTCTCTGTCCTGG ctctcctcGGCACCGTCTACAGCATCTTCATCCTCCACCGCAACCGG gtgcccctgaatgagATCGTGATCCGCGCCCTGGACCTGGTGACGGTCGTGGTGCCCCCCGCCCTGCCGGCCGCCATGACCGTGTGCACGCTGTATGCGCAGAGCCGGCTCCGGAGTCAGGGCATCTTCTGCATCCACCCGCTGCGCATCAACCTGGGGGGCAAGCTCCAGCTGGTGTGCTTCGACAAG ACGGGCACCCTCACGGAGGACGGCTTGGATGTGATGGGTGTGGTGCCCCTCAAAGGGCAGGCGTTCCTGCCTCTGGTCCCAGAGCCCCGCCGCCTGCCTGCGGGGCCCCTGCTTCGAGCGCTGGCCACCTGCCATGCCCTCACCCGTCTCCAGGACACCCCCGTGGGCGACCCCATGGACCTCAAGATGGTGGAATCCACTGGCTGG GTCCTGGAGGAGGGGCCGGCAGCGGACTCGGCATTCAGGGCCCAGGTCCTGGCGGTGATGAAACCCCCACTTCAGGAGCCCCAGCTGCAGGGCCCG GAGGAGCCCCTGGGACCCGTCAGCATCCTCAGGCGCTTCCCGTTCTCGTCAGCCCTGCAGCGCATGGACGTGGTAGTGGCGTGGCCAGGGGCCGCGCAGCCGGAGGCCTATGTCAAGGGCTCCCCTGAGCTGGTGGCCAGCCTCTGCAGCCCCGAGACAG TGCCCACCGACTTCGCCCAGATGCTGCAGAGCTATACAGCCGCCGGCTACCGCGTCGTGGCCCTCGCCAGCAAGCCGCTGCCCATTGCGCCCACCCTGGAGGCCATTCAGCAACTGACCAG GGACGCCGTGGAGCAGGACCTGagcctcctggggctgctggtCATGAAGAACCTGTTGAAGCCACAGACCACGCCGGTCATCCAGGCTCTACGGAGGACGCGAATCCGCACCGTCATGGTGACAG GGGACAACCTGCAGACGGCTGTCACCGTGGCCCAGGGCTGCGGCATGGTGGGTCCCCGGGAGCGTCTGGTCATTGTCCACGCCACCCCCCCTGAGCGAGGCCGGCCTGCCTCCCTCGAGCTCCTGCCACAGGAATCCTCCACGGCTGCGAACGGGGCTAAG GATCCCGACCAAGCCGCAAGCTACAGCGTGGAGCCAGACCCCCGGTCCAGCCACCTGGCCCTCAGCGGGTCCACCTTTGGTGTCCTTATGAAGCACTTCCCCAAGCTGCTGCCCAAG GTCCTGGTCCAGGGCACCGTCTTTGCCCGCATGGCTCCTGAGCAGAAGACAGAGCTGGTTTGTGAGCTCCAGAAGCTTCA GTACTGCGTGGGCATGTGCGGGGACGGCGCCAATGACTGCGGGGCCCTGAAGGCGGCGGACGTGGGCATCTCGCTCTCCCAGGCCGAGGCCTCCGTGGTCTCGCCCTTCACCTCGAGCATGGCCAGCATTGAGTGTGTGCCCATGGTCATCAG GGAAGGCCGGTGTTCCCTCGACACATCGTTCAGCGTCTTCAAGTACATGGCTCTGTACAGCCTGACCCAGTTCATCTCTGTCCTGATCCTGTACACG CTCAACACCAACCTGGGCGACGTGCAATTCCTGGTCATCGACCTGGTCATCACCACCACGGTGGCAGTGCTCATGAGCCGCACGGGGCCGGCGCCAGTGCTGGGGCAGGTGCGGCCGCCGGGGGCCCTGCTCAGTGTGCCCGTGCTCGGCAGCCTGCTGCTGCAGGTGGCCCTGGTGGCCGGCGTGCAGCTGGGGGGCTACTTCCTGACCGTGGCCCAGCCCTG GTTTGTGCCTCTGAACCAGACCGTGCCCGCGCCAGACAACCTGCCCAACTACGAGAACACGGTGGTCTTCTCGCTGTCCAGCTTCCAGTACCTCATCCTGGCCGCTGCTGTGTCCAAGGGGCCGCCCTTCCGCCGGCCCCTCTACACCAACG TGCCCTTCCTGGTGGCCCTGGCGCTCCTGGGCTCCGTCCTAGTGGGCCTGCTCCTGGTCCCGGGGCTCCTGCAAGGCCCGCTGGCACTGAGGAACGTCGCCGACACCTGCTtcaagctgctgctgctgggcctgGTGGCCTGCAACTTCGTGGGGGCCTTCATGCTAGAG AGCGTGCTGGACCAGTGCCTCCCCGCCTGCCTGCGGCGGTTCCGGCCCAAAAAGGCCTCGAAGAAGCGTTTCAAGCAGCTGGAGCGGGAGCTGGCCGAGCAGCCCTGGCCGCCGCCCGCTGGGCCCGTGAGGTAG